In Paenibacillus sp. G2S3, a single window of DNA contains:
- a CDS encoding helix-turn-helix transcriptional regulator, whose protein sequence is MPVIRSKLSVVMENHDPKLSIRKLAKDINYHFDSVRRMYKNEMVQYPRDLLLKLCLYFNVQPGELIGIEDNEESDCTIEEAMDLKEDGHDKENDQAGNL, encoded by the coding sequence ATGCCGGTCATACGCAGTAAATTAAGTGTGGTCATGGAGAACCATGATCCGAAACTATCTATACGAAAGCTTGCTAAAGATATTAATTATCACTTTGATTCGGTTCGCCGTATGTATAAGAATGAGATGGTACAGTATCCCAGGGATTTGCTCTTGAAGTTATGTTTATACTTTAATGTCCAGCCTGGGGAGCTCATTGGAATCGAAGATAATGAAGAAAGTGATTGTACGATAGAGGAAGCGATGGATCTTAAGGAGGACGGCCATGACAAGGAGAACGATCAAGCCGGAAACCTGTAA
- a CDS encoding DUF1861 family protein, which produces MTRRTIKPETCNQLLDTFYADLRVAKVKKLAFSGVGNRDVYNITAPFQYNGEDVLLGRVEERDSEFSQVFFFTCENEVWSPRVHTHTYNLQDPCYALIKGELIVGGVELLTAADDPARIVSWITQFYRGFAIDSLCHFSSGPGTMKDIRLIELADGRIGIFTRPQGARGGRGQIGFTIIHSLEELNEQTFIDAEVLQDQFISEEWGGANEAHLLSNGHVGVLGHIACFDTMDNKHYYSMVFSINPETFETTPIKIIAARSDFPIGPGKRPELSDVIFSGGLIRLGNGRAVLSVGVSDAEAYQIDIPDPFCEYEVSSLN; this is translated from the coding sequence ATGACAAGGAGAACGATCAAGCCGGAAACCTGTAACCAGCTATTGGATACATTTTATGCCGATTTGCGTGTAGCAAAGGTGAAGAAGTTAGCATTCTCTGGAGTTGGAAATCGCGATGTATATAATATAACAGCTCCGTTTCAATATAACGGGGAGGATGTACTCTTGGGAAGAGTTGAGGAACGGGATAGTGAGTTCTCTCAAGTCTTCTTTTTTACATGCGAGAATGAGGTTTGGAGTCCCAGGGTACATACACATACCTATAATCTGCAAGATCCATGTTATGCCCTCATTAAAGGAGAATTAATTGTTGGTGGGGTTGAGCTCCTTACGGCTGCGGATGATCCTGCAAGGATTGTCTCCTGGATCACTCAATTTTACCGTGGATTTGCGATAGATTCGTTATGTCACTTCTCCTCAGGTCCTGGCACGATGAAAGATATTCGTCTAATAGAACTTGCGGATGGCAGGATAGGCATTTTTACTAGACCACAGGGTGCCAGGGGCGGGAGGGGGCAAATTGGATTTACAATCATCCATTCGCTCGAAGAGCTTAATGAGCAGACTTTTATTGATGCCGAGGTGCTTCAAGATCAGTTTATTTCTGAGGAGTGGGGCGGCGCGAATGAAGCCCATTTATTAAGTAATGGTCATGTGGGGGTTCTTGGGCATATAGCCTGTTTTGATACAATGGATAATAAACATTATTATTCAATGGTTTTTTCGATCAACCCGGAAACGTTTGAAACCACGCCTATAAAGATCATTGCGGCCAGAAGTGATTTTCCAATCGGCCCTGGCAAAAGACCGGAGCTTAGCGATGTTATTTTCAGCGGTGGATTGATTCGTTTAGGCAACGGGCGTGCTGTATTATCTGTTGGTGTCAGTGACGCTGAGGCTTATCAGATAGATATCCCTGATCCTTTTTGCGAGTATGAGGTTAGTAGCTTAAATTGA
- a CDS encoding 50S ribosomal protein L25, giving the protein MSKLIQLNKRTGETKSQKKLAREQGRIPAVLYGVGKDTLNVEVNEKELLDILRKNPRAILQAKTSNDVSMPIIVQHIQKNSLSGKILHIDFQHVNMSVNMDSKVTIHFAGEAIGVKSGGVLQVELYEVEVRCMPGVLPTSMEVDISKLDIGDQLLVSDLIFQDGIEVLTDPNAVMIQIKTVHDEVEEAVVTTA; this is encoded by the coding sequence ATGAGTAAACTTATTCAATTAAACAAGCGTACTGGCGAAACAAAGTCCCAAAAGAAATTAGCGAGAGAACAGGGACGTATCCCGGCTGTATTGTATGGAGTGGGTAAAGATACTCTGAATGTAGAAGTGAATGAAAAAGAGCTGTTGGACATTTTGAGAAAGAATCCACGAGCTATTCTGCAAGCAAAGACATCTAACGATGTATCAATGCCGATCATTGTTCAGCATATTCAAAAGAATTCGCTGTCGGGCAAAATATTGCATATCGATTTCCAGCATGTGAACATGTCTGTAAATATGGATAGTAAAGTTACGATTCATTTTGCGGGTGAAGCAATCGGCGTAAAATCCGGTGGTGTACTGCAAGTGGAATTGTATGAAGTAGAAGTTCGTTGTATGCCGGGCGTTTTGCCTACTTCCATGGAAGTAGATATTAGTAAACTTGATATTGGCGATCAGCTGCTAGTTTCTGACCTGATTTTCCAAGATGGAATTGAAGTGCTGACCGATCCGAATGCAGTGATGATTCAGATTAAGACTGTACATGATGAAGTTGAAGAAGCGGTAGTAACTACAGCCTAA